One Pleurocapsa sp. PCC 7327 DNA segment encodes these proteins:
- a CDS encoding MFS transporter yields the protein MDRRPLYSSRQPSSQGFAPVLRNPRFLTLWGGQIFSQLADKFYLVLMIAFIDSHFKAVGQPISGWVSAIMIANTIPAVLFGSLAGVYVDRWFKKGVLVVSNLMRGFLVLIVPTLLWFSQDIKTWMDLPVGFLILLAVTFLVSTLTQFFAPAEQATLALVVRNRHLLAANSLNTTTTMAVLIVGFAIGEPLLAIADRLLGTSAASWNFGKVLVVGGAYIVAGLILLFLRTGEKSEHFRPEPPHIFDDILDGVRYLQENHRVRNALMQLVILFSVFAALSVLAVRMAEIIPAMKADQFGFLLAAGGVGLAINAAILAYWGQRFANAQLSLWGSMGMAASLIGLSVATKSLWLALAMTTLLGAFAALVGVPMQTTLLAETPPDMRGKVFGLENNAVNIALSLPLAVAGVAETFLGLQPVLLALAALTGAGGILSWYVARLESVKSSKVDRWGG from the coding sequence ATGGATCGCCGACCACTCTATTCATCGCGTCAACCTTCCAGTCAGGGGTTTGCCCCCGTGCTGAGAAATCCCCGCTTTTTGACTCTCTGGGGAGGTCAAATCTTTTCTCAGCTTGCCGATAAGTTTTATCTGGTGTTGATGATTGCTTTCATTGACAGTCACTTTAAAGCAGTCGGTCAACCAATTAGCGGTTGGGTATCGGCAATTATGATCGCCAATACTATTCCTGCCGTGTTGTTTGGTTCTCTAGCGGGGGTTTATGTAGATAGATGGTTTAAAAAAGGGGTGCTGGTCGTTTCTAACCTGATGCGCGGTTTTCTGGTCTTAATCGTGCCGACTCTATTGTGGTTTTCTCAGGACATAAAAACCTGGATGGATTTGCCAGTCGGATTTTTAATTTTGTTGGCCGTTACTTTCTTGGTTTCTACCTTAACTCAGTTTTTTGCGCCAGCAGAACAGGCTACCCTAGCATTAGTTGTCAGGAATCGCCACCTATTGGCGGCAAATTCCCTCAATACCACGACGACAATGGCAGTCTTGATCGTGGGGTTTGCGATCGGAGAGCCTTTGTTAGCGATCGCCGATCGCCTTTTGGGAACGTCGGCGGCATCCTGGAATTTTGGTAAAGTTTTGGTCGTAGGCGGCGCATATATCGTTGCCGGATTAATCTTACTCTTTTTGAGAACTGGAGAAAAATCGGAACATTTCCGCCCGGAACCTCCCCACATTTTTGACGATATTTTAGATGGCGTGCGCTATCTACAAGAAAATCATCGCGTTCGCAATGCTTTAATGCAGTTAGTCATTCTCTTTTCCGTGTTTGCTGCTTTGTCCGTTTTGGCAGTACGGATGGCAGAAATCATTCCGGCAATGAAAGCCGACCAATTCGGTTTTTTACTGGCGGCTGGCGGCGTCGGACTGGCAATCAATGCCGCTATCTTGGCTTATTGGGGTCAACGATTTGCCAACGCTCAATTGAGCCTTTGGGGGTCGATGGGAATGGCTGCCTCTTTAATCGGTTTGTCCGTCGCAACGAAAAGCCTTTGGCTAGCGCTAGCGATGACAACTTTGTTGGGAGCTTTTGCCGCTTTGGTGGGAGTGCCGATGCAAACGACACTGTTGGCAGAAACGCCCCCCGATATGCGAGGCAAGGTTTTTGGCTTAGAAAACAATGCGGTCAATATTGCTCTATCATTACCGTTGGCTGTGGCAGGGGTAGCAGAGACGTTTTTGGGTTTGCAACCCGTTCTCTTGGCTTTAGCAGCCCTGACTGGGGCTGGAGGAATCTTGAGTTGGTATGTTGCTCGTCTGGAATCTGTAAAGTCATCTAAAGTTGACAGATGGGGAGGTTAG
- the deoC gene encoding deoxyribose-phosphate aldolase, with product MTVAGSEIDIANYIDHALLNPTATPEQVEQCCAEADRFHFPAVCVYPTAVKQAAELLHGKRTQICTVIGFPTGATTSAVKLYEAQEAVENGATELDVVINLGWLKAGRSEEIYREIASICEETGKTVKAILETALLTETEKRLAAEICMDAGVGYLKTNTGWFGGATVADVRFLQNITKGQIGIKASGGIRTLEQALELIAAGATRLGTSRGVDLVRQQEEGGVLRTESRGRRTEERE from the coding sequence ATGACTGTAGCGGGTTCGGAAATTGATATTGCCAACTATATCGACCATGCATTGCTCAACCCTACAGCTACCCCCGAACAAGTAGAACAGTGCTGTGCCGAAGCGGATCGCTTCCACTTTCCGGCAGTGTGCGTGTATCCGACTGCCGTGAAACAAGCAGCCGAACTGCTGCATGGAAAACGAACGCAAATCTGCACCGTCATCGGGTTTCCTACCGGGGCGACCACCTCAGCCGTTAAACTTTACGAAGCGCAAGAAGCTGTCGAGAATGGCGCAACCGAACTCGATGTCGTTATTAATTTAGGCTGGTTAAAAGCGGGGCGATCGGAAGAAATCTATCGTGAAATCGCCTCTATCTGCGAGGAAACTGGAAAAACGGTTAAAGCTATCTTAGAAACAGCTCTTCTCACCGAGACAGAAAAACGGCTAGCTGCCGAAATTTGTATGGATGCTGGAGTAGGATATTTAAAGACGAATACGGGTTGGTTTGGTGGGGCTACCGTCGCTGACGTTCGTTTCCTCCAAAATATTACTAAAGGACAGATAGGAATCAAAGCCTCTGGGGGAATTCGCACTCTCGAACAAGCTTTAGAATTAATAGCTGCTGGGGCAACTCGGCTGGGAACCTCTCGCGGAGTCGATCTCGTTCGACAGCAAGAAGAAGGAGGCGTTTTAAGGACAGAGAGCAGAGGACGGAGGACCGAGGAGAGGGAGTAG
- a CDS encoding DUF3488 and DUF4129 domain-containing transglutaminase family protein, with the protein MVNRSLRQLPFFQQIRQRLEDMPPPKTEESILLRVLVQALVIVGIIATDIAAETQMSWWAVPLSIVGATWSWYRRRKRNITAKFLIAIGMMVVLVVFLGNLVVNLSDSRISLAELLVQLQVLHSFDLPRRKDLGYSMVIGLILLGVAGTVSQTLAFAPWLIVFLAIALPTLILDYRSRLGLEKIKLTFPPSSHFSPLSPQHLFLFLVIIIAVGLAIFALMPRFPGYQLQTFPVSSPVDMQDRSFDSENRDIVNPGYVREGKARETGAGGGTTQQQGAGEIDRKYYYGFNSQMNQNLRGEMEPEIVMRVRSQAPGFWRVMSFDRYTGQGWEVSRQDQLQDIWRSRWSYRFFISPPPTRGRTKQVIQSYTMVSDLPNIIPALSYPKYVFFPTKEIAIDPEGSLRSPAGLMEGATYTVISQVPYRDRTLLGRASDNYPKKIKDYYLQIPSEIKDKIRQKAEELLAKSPNSLTSAYEKSLFLAQAIKQNYQIQPELPFLAEKEDLITAFLFRYQGGYPDHFSTVLTVMLRSLGIPARLTVGFAPGQFNPFTGYYIVRNTDAYALTEVYFPNYGWFAFDPIPGHELIPPSFEEDQTFSVLKQLWNWVAGWLPSPIVSFISILWGEILRGFLRILGGLWRFISGSLIGVLVGIIAAIALGFLGWLGFNQVRRWGYRRHLAKLPPMERLYRQMLEELKAKGYPKHPAQTPLEYARAIEQNYSSAAAEIIEEISQAYVRWRYGEQGQNLDYLRQQINALIRSLRRITRIEKLEEGQMTNDQ; encoded by the coding sequence ATGGTTAATAGATCGCTACGACAGCTACCGTTTTTTCAGCAAATCCGGCAGCGACTGGAAGACATGCCGCCACCCAAGACAGAAGAATCGATTCTGCTGCGGGTTTTGGTACAAGCTTTAGTCATTGTTGGAATTATTGCTACCGACATAGCTGCTGAAACTCAAATGAGTTGGTGGGCAGTGCCTTTGAGTATTGTAGGGGCAACCTGGAGTTGGTATCGACGACGGAAGCGCAATATTACCGCTAAATTTTTAATTGCCATCGGAATGATGGTGGTGTTAGTCGTTTTTTTGGGAAATTTGGTCGTCAATTTAAGCGACAGTCGCATCTCCCTGGCAGAATTACTCGTTCAACTCCAAGTTTTGCACAGCTTCGATCTGCCTCGGCGCAAGGACTTGGGCTACTCCATGGTTATCGGCTTAATTTTGTTAGGGGTAGCAGGAACGGTATCTCAAACTTTGGCGTTTGCCCCTTGGCTAATCGTTTTTCTGGCGATCGCTCTCCCTACTCTAATCCTAGACTATCGCTCCCGTCTCGGTCTTGAGAAGATTAAGCTTACTTTTCCTCCGTCCTCTCATTTCTCTCCCCTTTCTCCTCAACACCTTTTCCTTTTTCTAGTCATCATTATCGCGGTAGGACTAGCGATCTTTGCCCTCATGCCTCGCTTTCCTGGCTATCAGCTACAAACCTTTCCCGTCAGCAGTCCAGTGGATATGCAAGATCGAAGTTTTGATAGCGAAAACCGCGATATTGTCAATCCCGGTTACGTGAGAGAAGGGAAAGCGAGAGAAACTGGCGCAGGAGGAGGCACAACCCAACAACAAGGCGCGGGTGAAATCGATCGCAAGTATTATTATGGCTTTAACAGCCAAATGAACCAAAATCTGCGCGGAGAAATGGAACCCGAAATTGTCATGCGGGTTCGTTCCCAAGCGCCCGGATTTTGGCGGGTCATGTCCTTCGATCGCTATACGGGACAGGGATGGGAAGTCTCCCGACAAGACCAACTCCAAGACATTTGGCGTTCTCGCTGGTCCTATCGATTTTTTATTTCGCCTCCGCCAACTCGCGGCAGGACAAAACAGGTGATTCAGAGTTATACGATGGTTTCTGATTTGCCCAATATCATTCCCGCGCTATCGTATCCAAAATATGTCTTCTTTCCAACAAAAGAAATTGCCATCGATCCCGAAGGAAGCTTGCGATCGCCAGCTGGATTGATGGAGGGAGCAACCTATACCGTAATCTCTCAAGTGCCCTACCGTGATCGTACTCTTTTGGGTCGTGCTTCAGATAACTATCCCAAAAAGATTAAAGATTACTATCTACAAATTCCATCCGAAATTAAAGACAAAATACGACAAAAAGCCGAAGAACTCTTGGCGAAATCGCCTAACTCCCTGACTTCTGCCTACGAAAAATCTCTCTTTTTGGCACAGGCAATCAAGCAAAACTATCAAATTCAACCAGAACTACCATTTTTGGCAGAAAAAGAAGATTTAATCACAGCCTTTCTTTTTCGCTATCAAGGTGGCTATCCCGACCACTTTTCTACGGTTTTAACGGTGATGCTGCGTTCTCTAGGCATTCCGGCAAGATTAACGGTAGGGTTTGCACCCGGACAGTTCAATCCGTTTACGGGATACTATATCGTTCGCAATACCGATGCCTATGCCCTAACGGAAGTTTATTTTCCCAATTACGGCTGGTTCGCCTTCGATCCGATTCCGGGGCACGAATTGATTCCTCCATCCTTTGAAGAAGACCAAACCTTCAGCGTTCTCAAACAGTTGTGGAACTGGGTAGCCGGTTGGTTGCCCTCTCCAATCGTCAGTTTTATTAGTATTCTGTGGGGCGAAATTCTTCGGGGATTCTTGAGAATTCTAGGCGGGTTGTGGCGCTTCATTTCTGGCAGTCTCATCGGCGTGCTGGTGGGAATAATTGCAGCGATCGCGTTAGGATTCTTGGGATGGCTTGGCTTTAACCAAGTAAGGCGTTGGGGGTATCGCCGTCACCTCGCCAAGTTACCGCCAATGGAGAGGCTGTATCGGCAAATGCTGGAGGAGTTAAAGGCAAAAGGCTACCCCAAGCATCCCGCCCAAACTCCTTTGGAATATGCACGCGCGATCGAGCAGAACTACTCTTCTGCTGCGGCTGAAATTATTGAGGAAATCTCACAAGCTTACGTGCGCTGGCGTTATGGCGAACAAGGACAAAATCTCGATTATCTTCGCCAGCAAATCAACGCATTGATTCGGAGTTTGAGAAGAATTACTCGAATTGAAAAGTTAGAAGAAGGACAAATGACTAATGACCAATGA
- a CDS encoding glycosyltransferase family 4 protein, with protein sequence MHIAWLGKKSPFCGNVTYGREVTNALLDRGYQVSFLHFAQEESESSDQGWPACPEVVLPFFYKSQVYTIPTPKSSKVLTQALAKLKPDIVHASLTLSPLDFRLPEICEELNLPLIATFHPPFDSKLRNLKSSTQFLTYQLYAPFLANYDKTIVFSRLQQHLLVKLGVPRTKLAVIPNGVDVQKYLPGVSDLKSRFDAKRLFVYLGRISTEKNVEALLKAWKHSNMNRDSKLLIVGDGPLTAALRPFYNEECGIIWLGFVAEEYRRIEILRAADVFILPSLVEGLSLSLLEAMACGIACIATDAGADGEVLEDGAGIIIKTQGVTTQLKTLLPLFQDHPEITKLLGKKARERVLERYTLCHNITKLEKLYADVLNDRQSRLLDKLT encoded by the coding sequence ATGCATATTGCTTGGCTGGGAAAAAAATCTCCCTTTTGCGGAAACGTTACCTATGGTAGAGAAGTTACCAATGCTCTGCTCGATCGCGGCTATCAAGTCAGTTTTCTTCATTTTGCTCAAGAAGAATCGGAATCTAGCGACCAAGGCTGGCCCGCTTGCCCCGAAGTCGTTCTTCCCTTTTTCTACAAGTCTCAGGTTTATACGATTCCGACTCCAAAATCGAGTAAAGTTTTAACGCAAGCGCTTGCGAAACTCAAACCCGACATAGTACACGCTTCTCTAACGCTTTCTCCTTTGGATTTTCGGCTGCCGGAAATTTGCGAAGAACTGAATTTGCCTTTGATTGCGACTTTTCATCCTCCCTTCGATAGCAAGCTTCGCAACCTCAAATCCAGCACTCAGTTTTTGACCTATCAGCTTTACGCGCCTTTTCTTGCCAATTATGACAAAACGATAGTTTTTTCGCGCTTGCAACAACATTTACTCGTTAAATTAGGCGTGCCACGGACAAAGTTGGCAGTGATTCCCAACGGCGTTGACGTGCAGAAATACTTGCCGGGAGTCTCCGATCTCAAGTCTCGCTTCGATGCCAAACGCCTATTTGTCTATTTGGGTCGCATTTCTACAGAAAAGAACGTAGAAGCCCTCTTAAAGGCTTGGAAGCACTCGAATATGAATCGAGATAGCAAATTACTTATCGTTGGGGATGGACCGCTTACAGCCGCTTTAAGACCCTTCTACAATGAAGAATGCGGCATTATCTGGCTTGGATTCGTCGCTGAAGAATATCGACGCATCGAAATTTTGCGGGCGGCGGACGTATTTATTCTTCCCTCACTGGTGGAGGGATTGTCTCTCTCTCTGTTGGAGGCGATGGCTTGTGGGATTGCTTGTATTGCTACCGATGCCGGTGCGGATGGGGAAGTCCTAGAAGATGGTGCAGGGATCATTATCAAGACTCAGGGGGTTACGACTCAATTAAAAACCCTGCTTCCACTCTTTCAAGATCATCCAGAAATTACTAAGCTACTGGGGAAAAAAGCCAGAGAGCGAGTTTTGGAACGCTATACTCTTTGTCACAATATCACCAAGCTGGAAAAACTTTATGCTGATGTGCTCAACGATAGACAATCTCGTTTACTCGACAAGTTAACTTAA
- the recO gene encoding DNA repair protein RecO: MTRTYQATGIILKGMPLGEADRLLTILSPEFGLIRAVAPGARKHKSKLRGRSELFVVNQLLIAKGRSLDKITQAETLESYPRLSRDLGKLTASQYIAELVLCLALSEQPQAELYELLNEHLRRIEQFANSSNLVAHLAQAVFHLLAIAGIAPEVHRCCLTQKSLIPQFSDPRWRVGFSFESGGLVNLSVRGAIARTATQTLTDASEAFLPKVNAKLGALELSILQHLGVKSLPEPSQILAAESLKLPLDVAWVKVEHLLRDYAQYHFGRSFRSASLVDALSPLEF; encoded by the coding sequence ATGACTCGAACTTATCAAGCCACCGGAATTATTCTCAAAGGGATGCCGCTAGGGGAAGCCGATCGCCTCTTGACGATTCTTTCGCCAGAATTCGGCTTAATTAGGGCTGTTGCACCGGGGGCAAGGAAGCATAAATCGAAGCTGCGGGGCAGAAGTGAGTTGTTTGTCGTCAATCAATTATTAATTGCCAAAGGGCGATCGCTCGATAAAATTACCCAAGCAGAAACCCTAGAATCCTATCCGCGCTTGAGTCGCGATCTGGGCAAACTCACTGCCAGTCAGTACATAGCCGAATTAGTACTCTGTCTTGCCCTCAGCGAGCAACCCCAAGCAGAACTCTACGAATTGCTCAACGAACATTTGCGCCGCATCGAACAATTTGCCAATTCTAGCAACCTCGTCGCTCATCTAGCTCAAGCCGTTTTTCACCTGTTGGCGATCGCGGGAATTGCCCCGGAAGTCCATCGCTGCTGCCTGACCCAAAAATCTCTGATTCCTCAGTTTAGCGACCCGCGTTGGCGAGTAGGATTTAGTTTTGAAAGCGGCGGACTGGTTAATTTATCCGTTCGGGGAGCTATCGCTCGAACTGCAACTCAAACTCTAACCGATGCCTCTGAGGCTTTTCTGCCCAAGGTCAATGCGAAGCTGGGTGCCTTAGAACTAAGTATACTGCAACATTTGGGAGTTAAATCCTTGCCAGAACCGTCTCAAATTCTGGCGGCAGAATCTCTGAAGCTACCGCTAGATGTAGCTTGGGTGAAGGTAGAGCACCTTTTAAGGGATTACGCTCAGTATCATTTCGGTCGTTCTTTTCGCTCTGCTAGCCTAGTCGATGCTTTATCTCCCTTAGAATTTTAA